The sequence below is a genomic window from Synechococcus sp. PCC 7335.
TGGGATCGCTGAAGATTTCGGTACCCATCGTTTTGACTCATATTAATTAGCTCTACTAACGACTCCTTCTAACTACCCCTTAGGTCTCTCTCAAAACATAACCTACACCACGCACCGTCTGGATCAGGCGCTTCTCACCCTCCTCATCCATCTTGAGCCGCAAATAGCGAATGTAAACCTCGATAACGTTTGACTCACCGATAAAGTCGTAGCCCCATACGCTTTCTAATATCTGCTTGCGAGTGAGCACCTCACGCGGATGTTCCATGAGATATTTCAACAGCTCAAATTCTTTCATCGTCAGTTCGATTATGCGATTGCCACGAAGAACCTGCCGTTGGCTAACGTCTAGAACCATATCAGCGAATCTAAGTTGCTCGCTGCTGGTGGTTTCTGGTTTTAGGTAAGTATTGACGAGATTGATAAAATCATCGCTACGATACGGCGATAGAAAGTAATCATCCGCGCCCGATTCTAGACAGGCAACGCGATCGCTTAGCTCGTTGTGGGTCATCATCAGCAAGATTGGCACGCGGTTTTGCTCATTGCGCAACTGGCGACACAAATCAAGTCCAGACTCGTCTTTGAGTCGTCTTGCGACCACAATCAGGGCAGGCCTTGCCGTTCGCGCCTGGGCTAATCCGGCTCGGATGCTATAGACCTCAATGGGCGTATAGCCTGCCTCATGCAGATCTACGCTAATTCTATGCGCTAGGGTTTCATCGCTTTCGAGCACTAGCACTGTGTACGGATAGGACGGAGGTGTCGAAGTATCTGAAGGTAAGTTAGGTAGAGCAGGCGGCAGACTCATAGGACAAAAATAGCTAGATAGAACAGAAGGTAGCTAGCAAAAGCGTGGTAGTGGCAAGGAAGGAAAAGAGGGTTAATCCGGCTAGCACTTAGGGTAGCTCTACCGAAGTTGGCTTAGCGATATGAGGCAGTCCCCAGCCTAGCTTTTCTCTGAGCACTCGGAAGAACTCAGGCGGCTTTAAACGAATAAACTTAGCAGTGTAGGGCGATCGCACCAAAATTACCTGATCAGACGGTCCTACATAACAGCCAGCATTGCCATCGACAACCATCACTAGCGTCTCTGGATTTGCCGATGTGATTGTGACTGGCTCATGATCTGGAAAAACTAACCCCCGAGAGGCCAGCGAATGAGGACAAATCGGGATGAGCTGTAATACAGACACGCCTGGGGCAATTACCGGTCCTCCAGCAGATAGAGAATAGGCTGTAGACCCCGTTGGTGTAGAGATAATGATTCCATCTGCCGCTACATCGACAGGGGCATGATGGCCTACTTGCACCTCAAAGTGGCACATGCTTGTCAGCGGCTGACGCTGCATGACTGTCTCGTTCAGACACAGTGCTTCCCAGCTCAGATTTCCCTGGCTATATAGATTCACTAGCACCATTGCCCGCTCTTCTAGATGGCAATTACCTGCAATCACTTGATCAACCGCATCGTTTAGCTGGTTGAGATAGATCTCTGTCAAAAAACCCATGTGACCAGTGTTCACAGCAAGCAGTGGAATGCCTTTGGGTGCAATCTGACGAAAAGCTGAGAGGACAGTCCCATCTCCGCCAAACACCACAGCAAAATCCATCTCTTGGTCGAATCCTAGCGGGACTAGGCTCTCGATGGGGGTATGACAAACCGGCTTACCCGGCTGAGAATAGCCCAAGATACCAGCGATGCCAGTCGTTAAGCAAACCTTGTAGCTACGCTGTTTCAAGCGCTGAGCAAGCTTTCTGGCGGCTGTTGCAGCTATCGGCTTTATGTCGTTGTAGATGATGCCAACTTTAGGCACGATAAGTTCACACAAAGAGCGAAGGGGCCAGCCTATAGGCTACCGTCTTTAGCGATCTCTTGAATAGAGAGAAGGCAGATATCAGCAGTGAACGCTTGCAAAATCTTTTTTTGATAGTTATTAAGGGAAAGAGAAATTAAAGGTAAGTACAAATGCTTGATAGGTGAAGCGCTGTAGTATCTAGAAAAGGTCTTAGACCTATATAAGGTTGGGTTTTGCCGTATGGAGGATTGCTAAGCCGCGTGAGTTCGAGTCAACATTTACCTGCTACCACCGCTTACGTCCGAATCACCCATCAGTCTTGGCAGAACGGCAGGATTGAGGGCGAAGTGAGTGCAAATGAGTTTGAATGGCATTTCCGATGGCGCTTTCGCATGGGCCAGCTAATTGTCGAGCCTTCTTTGGGAAGGGCTTTGATCCAAGAGCCTTTAGGCCGCTTTTTAGAGCAGTTTGACTACCAGTTAGAGCCGGGTGGAGATTATTCATTTACAATTCGAGCGGAGCTTTGAAAATGTATAGCCATGTGCGGATGCATTCGTGCATGGCGAGTCACTTAGCTTGTCGAAACACAAGGGTTATCGCCAACGACTATGTCGTAAGCACTATGTCGTAAGCTAAGTGACCACAGCGACAGGACCAAAGCGATAGTAAGGAGAGAGTTTAGTCTTCGCCTGAAAGTCTATTCAAGTACCGCTCTACTAGCAGGATGGCAACGATATCGTCAATCGGGCGAGGAATGCTACGTAGGCTTCGAGGCAGTAGCTTAGTGATGCCTTTTGGGGGATACATCTCCCAGTAGCGATCGCGTGCTTCTAAGGAACTATACCGCTCGTCTATCAGCACAATCCTCGGTGCATTTGGCAGATTGCCGAGCTGCTTTTTCCATTGCTTAGATCTAGTCTGATCGCCCATCACAATTGAGGAAATCGGATAGGTCTCTCGCAGATTTTGGATTGTCGCCGATACATTTGGTGACGAAATTACCTGGTGATAGTGTAGCGCCTTGTCTAGCCCCACTACAGCCACTCCACATTTATCGCGTCCTGGATCAAATCCTAGTAGAGTTGGCGTTAGCAGCGTTGGCACAATCAATTTGGGAAAAGACACGTCAAAAGCACACCCTACAAGGATGCCTAAGCTAAAGATGCAAAAAGCAACTTAACATCTTCAATAGCCTAGGCTATTGAGGTATTGAAAAAGAGTTCAAATCAAACGACTTAGCTAGAAATAGCTGCTGGTATAACGTGTTTTGTTCGACTAAGGATAACTGTCCCTGTTTGAGACATTGTGTAAAAAGAGATGATCTTTTCGCCATTCTCTGCTAAGAATACGACTTATTCAATGCTATTTTTGATGGTACATACGTACGCACTGCTTGGTGCGCCGCTTGAGTGCACGTAAAAAGAGTTGAGCTCTCAAATTTCAAGTCCTTCGGTGGAGCAACAGATGTTCCACTGTTACCGGGATTTACAGTTATTTCCGGGCCTAATGGCTCTGGTAAATCAAACATCCTAGATTCGCTCCTGTTTTGTCTGGGATTGGCGAGTTCTCGAGGCATGCGAGCGGAGCGGTTGCCTGATCTGGTGAATCAAAACCAGGCTAAGCGGCGCTCTACAGTAGAGACAATTGTTACCGTTACTTTTGATATTAGCGATGTTGCTGACAGGCTAATGACTTCAGAGGTGACTAAGGCTGCACCTGCTGAAAATCGAGAAGGCATCGCCATAGAAGCAGCCTCAACAGAGGTAACGATAGTCGATGTAGTAGCCAACTACGCCGATTCCTCTGATACGGCCGGAGACTTTCAGCTACTAGACTTATCCGCCAGCGAGTCAGCGCTAGATGCTGTGGTAGCTAGCGATACGAATGGCGGGACTAACGGTGCTGTTAAAAACGGTGCTACCGCAAATGGTCATCGCGGTAACGGCGCAGAGGATGCAAACGGCGATCGCAACGGTCGCTCTCAAGGTTTGCTGCCTCAAGAATGGAAGGTTACCCGGCGGCTGCGAGTAACTGCGCAGGGCACCTATACCTCGAACTATTACATCAATGGCGATCCTTGTACGCTGAATGAGCTGCACGAGCAGCTGCAGCGCTTTCGCATCTACCCGGAAGGCTATAACGTCGTGCTCCAAGGCGATGTGACCAGCATCATTTCGATGAATGCCCGCGAGCGCAGGGAGATAATCGATGAGATGGCAGGCGTGGCTTCTTTTGATCGCAAGATCAATCAAGCTAAGTCAAAGCTAGATGTGGTTAAGGAACGAGAAGAGCGCTTTCGGATTGTAGAGGTGGAGCTGATTGCTCAGCTAGATCGACTAGACCAGGACCGCAAGAAGGCGGAAAAGTACAAGCAAATCAAAGCAACACTGCAAGAGAGACAGACGTGGGAAGGGGTAATGCAGTGGCGATCGCGCCAAAAGCAGGCCGAACAGCTAGCGAGTCAGATTGATCAGGGTCATCGAGCAGGCGAAGCGATTGAGCAGAAGATCGCTGCCTTGACTGAGAAGATGGAAGCGACTGCGACTGAGCTAGCAGCACTCAATGTCAAAGTCAAAGCGTTAGGTGAAGAAGAATATCTGGCTTTGCAAGCTCAGCTTGCTACACAAGAGGCAGAGCTTCGACAGCTTGTTAGACAATCAGAATTGTTAGGCAAGTCTACTGGCGATATATCAGCTCAGCTAGCTGCGACTCAAGCTGCCATTCAAGACCAAGAAGGTGAACTGACTGATGTGAGCCGGCGAGCGCGATCGCTCACGGACGAAGAGCTAGCGCAAATTAAAGCAGAAAGAGATAGAGCGATCACTCAGCTAGAAGCTAAGCGGGAAGAGACAGCTGCGATCGCCGGTAAATCTCAAGCCTGGATGCAGCAGCAAAGGGATCTGCGTCGCCAGCTAGAATCTCTGCTCGATCAGCTAGAGCCGCAGCGAACAGAGCGGGTGCGGCTGCAAGAGCGCCTTAGTCGGCTAGAGCCGCAGCGAACAGAGCAGCGAGAGGCATTGACGGCGCTAACAGCGCAGATTGCTAATGAAGAAGCGGGTAAGGAAGAGGAATCGGAAAATGGGCAGAAGCGTCAGCTTTCAGATAGTCAGGCAGTCATTCAGCAGCTAGCGCAGGCGGTAGTGGATATCGAGGCTGATTTGCAAACGCAGACACAGACGTTGAATCGACTGTTGCATGAGCAGAGAGAAAAGCAGCGAGAATTAGATAAGTTAGAGGCTCAAGAGCAGGCAATTAAGGAGTCTCAAGGAACGCAGGCAACTGAGGTATTAAAGCGCAGTGGCCTGCAAGGGCTGTGTGGCATTGTCGCTGAGCTAGGTCAAGTAGATGCCACCTATCAGCTAGCGCTAGAGATTGCAGCGGGTGGACGAATGGGCTTTATGGTGGTCGAGGATGACCGAGTAGGGGCCAAGGCAATTGATCTGTTAAAGCAGCGCCGGGCGGGACGAGCGACTTTTCTCCCGTTAAATAAGATTCGGGTGCCACACTTTAAGCCGATAGATCCGTGGAACCGGCCTGACGGCTTTGTGGACTATGCAGTTAATTTGATTTGCTGCGACGATAAGTATGCAGATGTGTTTGCGTTTGTGTTCGGCAGCACGGTGGTGTTTGAAACGCTGGCCGAAGCTCGCCGCAATATGGGTAAGTATCGGATTGTGACGCTAGGCGGTGAAGTATTAGAGTCTAGCGGTGCCATGACTGGGGGAAGCTTGCGTCAACGCGGGCGGCTGCATTTTGGTACGGTCTCGGCGGGTGAGTCTGAAGAGGCTCAGACACTGCGTGATCGCCTTTTTGAAATCAACGCTATCTTGATCCGCTGTGAGCAAAAGGTGAACCAGCTCACGCTTAAAGCTAAAGAAAAATCAAAGGAGCTAATCGAAGCTCGTCAGCAGTATCGCGAGAATGAGCTCAAGGCGACTCAAGCAGAGCGTCAGCGACAAGCGATCACAGAACGAGTCGCTCAGGCTAAAGCTCAGCTAGAAAAAACCGAGAGTGACTATGCGCAAGCGCACGTCCAATTAGCAGCGTTAGAGCAAACCTTGGCAGTTCAAGAACAGGGGCTAGTTGAAAAGCGTCAGGCGCTAGCTGCGCTAGAAGAATCCGAAACGCATGGCGAGTGGCAAGCTGCTCAAGGCGTGGTGCGCGCCTTAGAAACGCAGTTAAACGAGCAGCAGCAAAGACTGAGATCCGCAGAGAAACGACAGCAAGATTTGCTCACTCAACAGCAAAGGCTACAAGAGAAGTTGCAGTCCTGCAGAGACCAAATTGCTGCCTTACGCACTCAGCAGCAGGCTCAGATCAACCAGCAGTCGGAAATTGCTCGGCAGCAGCAGACTTTGCAAGGAACCATTGCTCAGACGCAAGGTGCGATCGCTATTCTCGATGACAAACTCAAGCAAGAGAAGACGGCCCGTGACACAATCGAGCGTCAATCTAAAATTGAGCAAAACGAACAGCAGCAAAACCACTGGCAGTTACAAAAACTTCAAGAAACCCAGAGCCTACGTCAGCAACAGCTGCGCGATCTGCACCAGTCAATCGAGCAGCAGGCGTTAGAACTGCCCGAGCCGCTTCCTGAGATCCCCGAAGAACTCACTCTAGAAGAGCTGAACAAATCCCTGAAGTCTTTGCAGCGTCGGCTAGAAAGCTTAGAGCCCGTCAACATGCTGGCCCTTGAAGAATACGAGAGAACCTTAGAGCGTCTAGAAGCACTCACCGCCAAATTGACGACCCTTGAGGAAGAGCGCACCGAGCTGCTGCTAAGAATCGAAAACTTTACCACATTACGTAAGCAAGCCTTTAAAGAGGCCTTCGACGCTGTCAATCTCAACTTCCAGTCCATCTTTGCCGAACTTTCCGATGGCGATGGTTACCTTCAGCTAGATGATGCTGTCAATCCTTTTAACGGTGGTCTTACGCTCGTTGCCCATCCAAAGGGCAAACAAGTTCGTCGGCTCGCTTCTATGTCCGGTGGTGAAAAATCCCTAACCGCCCTTAGCTTTATCTTTGCCCTTCAGCGCTATCGTCCTTCCCCTTTCTACGCCTTCGACGAAGTCGATATGTTTCTAGATGGTGCCAACGTAGAGCGACTATCTAAGATGATTCAGCAGCAAGCCAAACTCGCTCAATTTATTGTCGTGAGTCTACGTCGCCCGATGATCGAATCAGCCGAACGTACCATTGGGGTTACCCAAGCACGTGGCGCCTATACTCAGGTATTAGGAATCAACCTAGCCAAGGCAACCTAAACTCCATTCGGCATTCCCTCCACAGCAAACGGAAATCAGTCAGATACAATAGACACCTAATAAGGTATAGTCCCTCAAGCTCCGCGCTGCCGTTTTGAGGCATTTTTGATTACGTCATGACTTTCGAACAAAGTAGACTCCGCTCTGACATCGTAGGCACACAGGTAATCACTCGAAGTACAGGCCGTCGCCTTGGCGTTGTCAGTCAGCTTTGGGTCGATATGGATCGGCTAGAAGTCTTGGCGGTTGGCCTGCAGGAAAATGCACTCTCGAAGGTGATTGCCAATAACGAGAAGGTGATGCTGCTAAGCGAAATTCGGCAGATGGGTGATGTGATCCTAGTCGATGACGACACTGTGCTAGATGGTGATATTAACGTTGCCTCTTTTAGCAGCATGGTCAACAGCGAGGTGATTACCGAATCGGGTGAAGTATTGGGCCGAGTGCGTGGTTTCAAATTTGATGTGATCACCGGCAAGCTAGAGACGGTTGTGGTGGCTTCTTTAGGACTACCTCAAATCCCAGACCAAGTGGTCAGCACCTACGAACTTCCGGTTGAGGAAATTGTCAGTACTGGGCCCGATCGGATTATTGTTTTTGAGGGAAGTGAGGAGAAGCTTGTACAGCTGAGTGTGGGCTTATTAGAACGGTTAGGTTTGGCCAGCCCCGCTTGGGATAGAGGGCTAAGTGATGGTTATGTGATGCCGACTTCAGCGTCTAATCAATTGCCTTCTGGAATGAGAAACGAAGTGCGTAGAGAGATGCAGCGAGAGCGGCCAGCTGAAAGGCAGATGGAAAGGCCGCCTGAAGAACAACGTTGGCAAGAAGAAGCGTCTCCTCGAAGAGAAACTCAAAGAGAGGTCCAGAGGGAAGCTCAACCAGAGATGCGATCGCAGCAGCGCCCAGCTCAACCAGATATTGTAGACGTACCACCAGCCGATATTGATATCACAGGCGACGTGTGGGATGAACCAGCTGGCCCTGAGAAAGAAGAAGAGCTAATCGAAGCCAAACCGCTTAATCTTCCAAAGAAGAAGGTTATGGAATACGAAGAGGAATCGGACTACTAGGAACTAAGACTACTAGGAACCAAGAGGGAACTAATTAGGTGAGCGCTAAGCAAGTAGATCTCAAAGCCCTTTCAGTGATGGGCCTACCTGTCCATCAAAGTCAAGAATACGTTAGCTGGCTCAGCCATCGGATACAGGCAAACAAGGGCGCTCACGTGATTACGATCAACGCTGAGATGTGTATGCAGGCGCAGCAAGATCAGTCCTTAAGAAAGTTTATAGAGCAAGCCGATCTTGTAGTGCCAGATGGCTCAGGTATCGAGCTGTATTTTCGATTGTTTAAAAGACAAGAACTCTATCGCTATCCAGGGATTGAACTATCGGCGGATTTGCTTGACAGCTTAGATAGCCACCAGAAGGTAGCTTTCTATGGTGGAAAGCCAGCGGTTGTAGAAGCGGCAGCAGCGTATTGGCGATCGCGCAACCCACAGCTAGATATAGCCATCGTCCAACACGGCTATGTCAAAGGCGTAGCGTATGAAGATTTTTTACAACAGCTAGCAGACGTTAAGCCTGATGTAATCTTTGTGGGATTGGGCGTACCTAGACAGGAATTTTGGATAGCTGACCATCGGTATTTGTGCCCTAATGCGGTCTGGATTGGAGTCGGTGGTAGCTATGATATCTGGTCTGGAAGCAAAGTTAGAGCCCCGCTATGGATGCGTAAAATTCATTTAGAGTGGCTGTATCGATTGTATCAAGAGCCATGGCGATGGCGGCGTATGGTGGCCCTTCCTCAGTTTGCCTGGTCATCTTTCTGGTACGGAATCAAAGAGCAAAAGTCATTAAGACAAAATCTCTAAGCCCCTAGTTCTAAGCTCCCAGTTTTAAAGCGTAGATCTTTAGGATAGAAAAAGCGCTATGAAGCGACGTTGGTTTTTGGTTGGCCTTACTCTACCGTTTGTTAGTGCTGGCTGTCGAAGCGCTGAGCAGTCCAATCCGGCTGCAGAAGTCGTTACAGAAGGTTCTCAGAAGGGAAGCCCTGATATAGATACCGACACACTCGTGATGGCTACTACGCCTAACTATCCGCCCTACGAGCTGATCGTGAGCAAACAGAATGCAGGCGACAGCGCTCAAGCAGAACCTAATATCGTTGGGTTTGATATCGACCTAGCAAGACTGATTGCAGCGAGACTAGGCAAGCAGCTAAGTGTGATTGATCTGCCCTTTGACGAGTTGCTGCTAGCGCTAACTGAAGGCAAAGCAGATATCGCCATGGCTGCGTTAGCGCCTAGTCGTAGCCGCAAGCAAATCGTTGATTTTTCCAATATCTACTATCGCTCTAGGCATACGCTAGTCTCCATTGATGGGTATCTGCGATCGCGTGACCTTGGCTACCAAGCCATCGGTGTTCACAACGGTAGCGTTCAGGCTCGCTTTGCTCAACGCCTTACTGATGAACTGCCCGGACTGTACATTGAATATTACGACAGCCTTACCCAACTTTTCGACGCCGTAGATGTCGGTGAGATTTCAGGCGCTATTGTCGAAGCTAATCTTGCCGACAATTATCTAAAGCGCTATGCCGACATTCAAGCGAGAGTTATGCCAGTAGAAGGTCCTACGGGTAGTGCGATCGCCTTGCCTCAAAACTCTCCTTTGCGCCGTGATATCAACACTGCCCTTTCAGATATCAAAGCTAGCGGCGAAATGGATCAGCTGATCGCTCGCTGGTTTGGCGATCGCAGTATCAGAACCTAGCCTTTAGGCGCTTAGATTGCCTATGTAGATTTGTGTCTCTTAGGTTCTATCAACAATTAATGATTCGAGGGGAACCCTTAGCCTAGTGCATTGGCGTAGTCTTTTTGAGGCTCGCCGCCTTGACCTTGTTGGCATTCCTTCATGACTTCGCTTCTTACCCCTCAAGCCCAGCGCCACACTCCACAGGCCCCAGCAGCAACTCTGCCGCCGCCACCGGCTGCAATTGCGTTACAACAGGTTTACAAAGCTTACGAAAATGGCGTCCCCGCTCTAGCTGATATCAATCTAAGGTTGCAAAAAGGTGGTTTTCTATTCATCACGGGTCCATCCGGTGCTGGAAAATCAACCTTGCTAAAACTTCTTTATGGTCAAGAGCGTCCGACTGCTGGCCAGATCCTCATCAATGGTCAAAACGTTAGTTTGCTCAAAGGTAATCAGGTAGCGATGCTTCGTCGCCGCATCGGTGTTATTTTTCAAGACTACAAGCTGATTTCTCGCCGTACTGTTGCTGAAAATGTCGCCTTCGTACTTCATGCTCAAGGCTACTCTCGAAAAGAGATTGAGCGTCGCCTACCGTTGACGCTTCAGATGGTTGGGCTTCAGGGTAAAGAAGATCGCTTTCCCTCACAGCTTTCTGGTGGAGAGCAACAGAGAGCTAGCATCGCTCGCGCAGTTGTGAGCACACCGCCGCTGCTATTGGCGGATGAACCGACAGGCAATCTAGATGAGGACAATGCTCGTCAGGTATTCAACATTTTGCGTGACCTCAATGAAAGTGGTATTACAGTTGTCGTTGCGACCCACAATGAACTGATGGTGCGATCGCTTAATTATCCCGTCGTCCAAATTCGCAATCACCGCCTCCACCACATCCGCTAATTCATTGCCTGATTAGTTCGTTTATAGCGGATAGACTGTAGGAAGCGTATGGAAGAAGTCAGATGGAGCGTCACATATTAGAAACAGAACTAGCACCAGATGGCACCGTACTGTTGAAAGACCTACCCTTTCAGCCAGGCGAATCGGTACAGATCACCGTCGTTAAACAAGTTGACGATACCAAGCCTTTTCTCTCAGACGACGCGCCAAAGGATTGGCGGAATGCAAACCCTAGGTACTGGATCAGGACAGCATGCGCAGAGACTCTAATAAGTTCGCATGATGACGTTAGTAGTGTGGTTTGTAACCTTTCTCAACGCATCCACAGCACTATCTGATAGTTCAAGCTAGTAACTACTAGCGATAGTAGTGCTACGCCAAAGGCGCTGATGCCAAAGGTTGATTCTAGGAAAGCTGACGGAATCCAAACTTCCATCAGACAGAAGAGCACGCCGATCACTATCCATACCAGTGCAGGATTCATGTACTTTGCGCAGTTGTCATTACTAAGCGGTGCGTTCGGATATTTTCTACAGCCTAGCTTGGAGTTGGACTAAGCGTAGGTAGTCGGAAGGAGATTCTACTAATTGAGCACATATTTAATTGAGCACGTGTCAATAATTAAGCATAAGTGGGCAGCTTTAGCGTAATCTATCAAATTTATTTTCACTAAATCCCTTTTCCCCTACCATGTACCTAATTTAACGGCAATCCCCTTTGCAAGCGTGATTCAAACAGCCCGACCAAAAATCCCAGCATCTACGAATGGCGAAGCCGGTAAGTCCCAGTTCAGACAGTATGTCTGGGCGTTGGGTCATGGCACCAACAAAGTTCCAATTGGGGAGATAGTTGATGGTCGATATCAAGTTGTTGCTCCGTCAATTTGGCTAGATACCAGGCCCGGACAGCCGCCCAAGGTGCCTGATCCAATCCCAAATTTCGTGCAGCCCTACTTAAAGGCTTATCCATATCAGCTGAATTTGCCAGGAATTTACGGTATCTGTCATCAGGAGTCTGGAGAAGCGGTATTGCTATTGAGCAATGTGCCAGTAAACCATCAGGGGCAACTGATGCCTGCGATCGCCAAAGCTTGGCCGACGTCGACAGGCTTTCGTCAAGTTTATTGGCTTTGGCAAATGATTTCCCTATGGGAGCCACTCAGCGAGTTTGGCGCAGCCGCTAGCTTACTCAAAAAAACGAATATCCGCGTTGAAACTTGGCGCGTTCGGCTAATCGGACTCTCTACTAATCCAGCTGAGCCCAGCTTTTCAGAGCTTGCAGATGCCTGGGAAAGCACCTACTTGCCTGAAGCTAAGCCCTCAGTCAGAGCGCTGCTTCAATCCGTTTGCAGAGATTTGCGAACCCCTAACGCAGATATTACTGATATCAAGGCGCAAATAAATTCTCAGCTGCTAAAGGAATCGATAGGTAAGACAGTAGAGCTTCAGGTAGCAGGTGCAACTAGCACTGGGCCAACCAGACGACACAACGAAGACGCCTGTTATCCTAGCCGCAACGAGTTACAAAGAGCTAACACCGCCGATCTACCACTATTGCCTCGGCTAGCGATCGTCTGTGATGGAGTAGGGGGTCATGAGGGTGGAGAAGTCGCTAGTAAGCAGGTGATGCGATCGCTTCAGCTCCAACTTCGCAGCCTGCTCGTAGAAGCGATGAACCAGACCAAGCCACTCGAGCCACAGCTTGTTATTGACCAGATTGAAGCGGCGCTTAGAGTTGCTAATAACCTAGTTGTTAGTCAAAACGACCAGCAGGGGTGCGCCGATCGTCAGCGAATGGGTACCACATTGGTGATGGCGCTTGTGCTACCGCAGAAGGTTGAGACATCAGACGGACCTACCGAAGTCAATGAGCTGTATCTCACTCATATTGGTGATAGCCGCGCCTATTGGATGACTGCTGACGCCTGCTATCAGCTTACGGTAGATGATGACATTGCCGGTCGAGAAGTCAGTTCCGGCAATAGCTTTTATACAGAAGCGCTGCAACGACCTGATGCTCACGCGCTCAGTCAAGCTGTTGGCATGCGCGAATACGAACAGCTAAAGCCTCATACCCAGCGGTTCTTGTTTGAATCGAGCGGCGTGCTACTGCTCTGCTCTGACGGTTTAAGTGACAACGACCAAGTAGAAAAATCGTGGTCGAATTACGTGGGGCTAAGTATGCAGCGAATTGTGCCGCTACATTCAGCAGTCGATTCGTGGATAGAATTGGCCAATCAGCGTAATGGGCATGACAACGTGGCTGTGGTACTGATGAACGTAAAAGTTATTAGCAGTCAATCTGAAGAAGAAATTGGAACTCGTGAGCAGAAGGGCATTGATGTAGAAGAAAAGGCCAAAAATGAAGCAGAGGGACAAAATAAAGCATTAGTCGATGGGCATACGCACACACTGTCTAGTTCAGGGCCAAGTTCAGGTATTAGCCCATCAAACGCTAGCCAATCGGTTCACACCACTAAGCCTATTCCGCCTGCGGGCATGACGAGTGGTTCTCGCGCACTGTTATACGGCGAAGATGATGACGACGATACGCCCTTGCCTTTATATGACGAGGCAGCTATCGTGTCCAAAAGTGAGTCATTGACGCCTAAGACTCGCAGTTGGATTACTGGGCTCTTGGCTCTGATTATTTTGGCTGTCGTAGGTGGGCTGGGCTGGTTGCTATGGCGCACTGTCGATCCGCTTTCTCAGCAAGATGCTATCCCTGATGAAGTCATTCCGGGTATCAATCTGGAAGAATAAGCCAATCTGCTATAAGCACCACCGCTATAAGCCATCAAAAGTACAAGCCACAGGGCATCGTTTGCACAGACGTCAATGCCAAGAAGCCTAGAACCTTGTTGTGAGAGAATAGGGGGATTGATTCGTTTTATATTCTCTCGATTTATGAAAGTAGGCGATCGCGTTCGCGTTAAAGCTCCTCTAACGCTGTTCAACCATCCTAAGTTCCGCAACCAACCTCACAATGTAGAAGGTATGGAGGGTGTGATCTCGGCTATCTTGACTGATTGGGAAGGCCGACCTATCAGCGCGAACTACAAGATCGTCGCCTCTTTTGAAGTCGAAGGTGCC
It includes:
- the nblR gene encoding response regulator transcription factor NblR translates to MSLPPALPNLPSDTSTPPSYPYTVLVLESDETLAHRISVDLHEAGYTPIEVYSIRAGLAQARTARPALIVVARRLKDESGLDLCRQLRNEQNRVPILLMMTHNELSDRVACLESGADDYFLSPYRSDDFINLVNTYLKPETTSSEQLRFADMVLDVSQRQVLRGNRIIELTMKEFELLKYLMEHPREVLTRKQILESVWGYDFIGESNVIEVYIRYLRLKMDEEGEKRLIQTVRGVGYVLRET
- a CDS encoding NAD(+) kinase, encoding MPKVGIIYNDIKPIAATAARKLAQRLKQRSYKVCLTTGIAGILGYSQPGKPVCHTPIESLVPLGFDQEMDFAVVFGGDGTVLSAFRQIAPKGIPLLAVNTGHMGFLTEIYLNQLNDAVDQVIAGNCHLEERAMVLVNLYSQGNLSWEALCLNETVMQRQPLTSMCHFEVQVGHHAPVDVAADGIIISTPTGSTAYSLSAGGPVIAPGVSVLQLIPICPHSLASRGLVFPDHEPVTITSANPETLVMVVDGNAGCYVGPSDQVILVRSPYTAKFIRLKPPEFFRVLREKLGWGLPHIAKPTSVELP
- a CDS encoding DUF3146 family protein, whose protein sequence is MSSSQHLPATTAYVRITHQSWQNGRIEGEVSANEFEWHFRWRFRMGQLIVEPSLGRALIQEPLGRFLEQFDYQLEPGGDYSFTIRAEL
- a CDS encoding pre-16S rRNA-processing nuclease YqgF; protein product: MSFPKLIVPTLLTPTLLGFDPGRDKCGVAVVGLDKALHYHQVISSPNVSATIQNLRETYPISSIVMGDQTRSKQWKKQLGNLPNAPRIVLIDERYSSLEARDRYWEMYPPKGITKLLPRSLRSIPRPIDDIVAILLVERYLNRLSGED
- the smc gene encoding chromosome segregation protein SMC, which gives rise to MHVKRVELSNFKSFGGATDVPLLPGFTVISGPNGSGKSNILDSLLFCLGLASSRGMRAERLPDLVNQNQAKRRSTVETIVTVTFDISDVADRLMTSEVTKAAPAENREGIAIEAASTEVTIVDVVANYADSSDTAGDFQLLDLSASESALDAVVASDTNGGTNGAVKNGATANGHRGNGAEDANGDRNGRSQGLLPQEWKVTRRLRVTAQGTYTSNYYINGDPCTLNELHEQLQRFRIYPEGYNVVLQGDVTSIISMNARERREIIDEMAGVASFDRKINQAKSKLDVVKEREERFRIVEVELIAQLDRLDQDRKKAEKYKQIKATLQERQTWEGVMQWRSRQKQAEQLASQIDQGHRAGEAIEQKIAALTEKMEATATELAALNVKVKALGEEEYLALQAQLATQEAELRQLVRQSELLGKSTGDISAQLAATQAAIQDQEGELTDVSRRARSLTDEELAQIKAERDRAITQLEAKREETAAIAGKSQAWMQQQRDLRRQLESLLDQLEPQRTERVRLQERLSRLEPQRTEQREALTALTAQIANEEAGKEEESENGQKRQLSDSQAVIQQLAQAVVDIEADLQTQTQTLNRLLHEQREKQRELDKLEAQEQAIKESQGTQATEVLKRSGLQGLCGIVAELGQVDATYQLALEIAAGGRMGFMVVEDDRVGAKAIDLLKQRRAGRATFLPLNKIRVPHFKPIDPWNRPDGFVDYAVNLICCDDKYADVFAFVFGSTVVFETLAEARRNMGKYRIVTLGGEVLESSGAMTGGSLRQRGRLHFGTVSAGESEEAQTLRDRLFEINAILIRCEQKVNQLTLKAKEKSKELIEARQQYRENELKATQAERQRQAITERVAQAKAQLEKTESDYAQAHVQLAALEQTLAVQEQGLVEKRQALAALEESETHGEWQAAQGVVRALETQLNEQQQRLRSAEKRQQDLLTQQQRLQEKLQSCRDQIAALRTQQQAQINQQSEIARQQQTLQGTIAQTQGAIAILDDKLKQEKTARDTIERQSKIEQNEQQQNHWQLQKLQETQSLRQQQLRDLHQSIEQQALELPEPLPEIPEELTLEELNKSLKSLQRRLESLEPVNMLALEEYERTLERLEALTAKLTTLEEERTELLLRIENFTTLRKQAFKEAFDAVNLNFQSIFAELSDGDGYLQLDDAVNPFNGGLTLVAHPKGKQVRRLASMSGGEKSLTALSFIFALQRYRPSPFYAFDEVDMFLDGANVERLSKMIQQQAKLAQFIVVSLRRPMIESAERTIGVTQARGAYTQVLGINLAKAT